A region from the Bacillus sp. Marseille-P3661 genome encodes:
- a CDS encoding EAL domain-containing protein, with amino-acid sequence MNVENTLINNSINVQKDESNSLMSNSEDQFRTMIDLSPSLIFVHQDDRIVFANKKAISGLCGEQGNLIGMSFNDFLSSGFQASFVEIELNEPTEYKLVSLDGKEIYLETVVTQVTFNSKPAFMIVGHDITKNKKRDQEETSKQCELDLNNSIENEQLAFQDYLTGLPNRNRLISHLAYELNHSVQKDQSFALLFIDLDRFKNINDSLGHDVGDQLLKEVAERLKSCISRKDVIFRQGGDEFIVVLSNTDRNLATKVAKYILNTLSHPFTINSYDIFTTPSIGISVFPENGETVETLIKHADYAMYQAKQAGKNNFKFYSDYTCSEDEVGPLLMEMELHRALERQQLTLYYQPKVNLKTGKIVGVEALLRWIHPELGFIYPETFIPIAEETGLIIPIGEWVLTAACQQNKMWQQQGFSTIISVNLSARQFSQVDILTTIKTVLSETNLEPHYLELEITESMAADNEYAIHTLLELKKLGVRISIDDFGAGFSSLNRLKKIPLDTLKIDQTFIDNIRNSINDRTIIKTLISMAHNLNLNVVAEGIETKSQLMFLQKNYCDTGQGYLFSRPVTADQLLENYSDIQNSVKLFGLPQERNQLNWAKELLRRAKNELNETIRLQQGMIFKYKLIKGHFIHTLCDGELVYRINLTPSQIVGKELHDFLSKEIAEEKLQYYKRAWDGEENITYENEHNGIYYLCALSPVIRGGKVVEVIGSGVDITDRKHMEKELQKSQEKYRLIAENMTDLIGIFDVNSRFLYASPSHQTVLGYTPESFIGTSILECIHADDVKPFKTFFEEMLETKAAAKFEIRTFHKNGACLLLECFGNPVIEDNGEVERVIMVGRDITEKRRAEEQLMKAEKLQVVGELAAGVAHEIRNPLTAIKGFVQLFQVGQIKDDYFNVIFSEFERIEEIINEFLSLAKPKEIKQSYTSIPQLYKEVETLFESEANLKNIQFSKKITEDVQPIMCDRNQIKQVLINVIKNSIESIESGGLIKAKICAKEEYLVIKISDNGVGISEERLQKLGEPFYSNKEKGTGLGLMMCYKIIEEHNGTISFKSQVNKGTTVKIKLPLGQEV; translated from the coding sequence CAAGCTTTGTAGAAATAGAACTAAATGAACCAACTGAATATAAGCTAGTTTCGTTAGATGGAAAGGAAATCTATCTTGAAACTGTGGTTACTCAAGTTACTTTTAACAGTAAACCTGCATTTATGATAGTTGGACATGACATTACCAAGAATAAAAAAAGAGACCAAGAAGAAACAAGTAAACAATGTGAATTGGACTTAAATAACAGCATAGAGAATGAACAGTTGGCCTTTCAAGACTATTTGACAGGTTTGCCTAATAGAAATAGGTTGATCTCTCATCTTGCATATGAACTTAACCATTCTGTACAAAAGGATCAAAGTTTCGCCTTATTATTCATTGATTTAGATCGCTTTAAAAATATTAATGATAGCTTAGGGCATGATGTAGGGGACCAGCTTTTAAAAGAAGTAGCTGAACGGTTGAAGTCATGTATAAGCAGGAAGGATGTTATATTCCGACAGGGTGGCGATGAATTTATAGTTGTTTTGTCGAATACCGATAGAAACCTAGCCACAAAGGTCGCTAAATATATCCTAAACACTCTATCGCACCCTTTTACTATCAATAGTTATGATATTTTTACTACTCCAAGCATCGGAATTAGCGTTTTCCCGGAGAATGGTGAGACAGTTGAGACCCTTATAAAACATGCGGATTATGCGATGTATCAAGCCAAGCAAGCAGGTAAAAACAATTTTAAATTCTACTCCGACTATACATGCAGCGAAGATGAAGTTGGCCCTTTGTTAATGGAAATGGAACTGCACCGAGCGCTTGAGCGTCAACAGCTAACTTTATATTATCAACCAAAAGTAAATTTAAAAACTGGTAAAATTGTAGGTGTTGAGGCTTTGTTACGCTGGATTCACCCTGAGCTTGGTTTCATTTATCCAGAAACCTTTATTCCGATTGCCGAAGAAACGGGCTTAATTATTCCAATTGGAGAATGGGTGTTAACTGCGGCCTGTCAACAAAATAAAATGTGGCAGCAACAAGGTTTTTCTACAATCATATCGGTTAATTTATCTGCAAGGCAGTTCTCGCAAGTAGATATATTAACAACCATTAAAACAGTTCTAAGTGAAACAAATCTTGAACCGCATTACTTAGAACTAGAGATTACCGAGAGTATGGCAGCTGATAATGAATACGCAATTCATACTTTGCTTGAGCTTAAAAAGCTAGGCGTACGTATTAGTATTGATGATTTTGGTGCCGGCTTTAGTTCATTAAATCGATTAAAGAAGATTCCTTTAGATACTTTGAAAATTGACCAAACTTTTATCGATAATATTCGAAATAGTATTAATGATAGAACTATTATTAAAACGCTAATTTCCATGGCGCATAACTTAAACCTAAATGTGGTGGCAGAAGGAATTGAGACCAAGTCCCAACTCATGTTTTTGCAGAAAAATTATTGTGATACAGGACAGGGCTACTTGTTTAGTCGACCGGTAACAGCTGACCAACTGTTAGAAAATTACTCAGATATTCAAAATTCAGTTAAATTATTTGGTCTCCCGCAAGAAAGAAACCAACTTAATTGGGCGAAGGAATTATTGCGTCGTGCAAAAAATGAATTAAATGAAACGATTCGCTTGCAGCAGGGGATGATTTTTAAATATAAATTAATAAAAGGTCACTTTATTCATACCCTTTGCGATGGAGAACTAGTATATCGTATTAATCTGACGCCATCACAAATTGTTGGTAAAGAGCTACACGACTTCCTTAGTAAAGAAATTGCCGAAGAGAAGTTACAATATTACAAGCGGGCTTGGGATGGGGAAGAGAATATAACCTATGAAAACGAACATAATGGGATTTATTATCTCTGTGCCTTAAGCCCTGTCATACGTGGTGGAAAAGTTGTTGAGGTTATTGGGTCAGGTGTTGATATCACGGATCGTAAGCATATGGAAAAAGAATTGCAGAAGAGTCAGGAAAAATATCGGTTAATTGCTGAAAATATGACAGATTTAATCGGTATATTTGATGTCAATAGTAGGTTTCTATATGCATCACCTTCACATCAAACAGTGTTAGGCTATACACCTGAAAGCTTTATTGGGACATCAATATTAGAGTGTATTCATGCAGATGATGTTAAACCATTTAAGACGTTTTTTGAGGAAATGCTTGAAACAAAGGCTGCTGCAAAGTTTGAAATTCGAACATTTCATAAGAACGGTGCTTGCTTATTGCTCGAATGTTTCGGAAATCCGGTAATAGAAGATAACGGTGAAGTCGAGCGAGTTATTATGGTAGGACGAGATATTACTGAAAAAAGAAGAGCAGAAGAACAACTGATGAAGGCAGAAAAGTTGCAAGTAGTTGGAGAACTCGCTGCAGGTGTGGCACATGAAATTAGAAACCCACTGACTGCCATTAAAGGATTTGTTCAACTTTTCCAAGTTGGTCAAATTAAAGATGATTACTTTAACGTTATTTTTTCAGAGTTTGAGCGAATTGAGGAAATTATAAACGAATTTCTATCACTTGCTAAACCGAAAGAAATAAAACAAAGCTATACGAGCATTCCACAATTATATAAAGAGGTGGAAACCTTATTTGAATCTGAGGCAAACTTAAAGAATATCCAGTTTTCGAAAAAAATTACCGAAGATGTCCAGCCTATCATGTGTGATCGTAACCAAATCAAACAAGTGCTCATTAATGTCATTAAAAATAGCATCGAGTCCATTGAATCAGGAGGGCTTATCAAGGCTAAAATTTGCGCAAAGGAAGAGTATCTTGTTATCAAAATATCAGACAACGGCGTTGGCATCAGTGAGGAACGCCTACAAAAACTAGGTGAGCCTTTTTATAGTAACAAAGAAAAAGGAACAGGCTTAGGTTTAATGATGTGCTATAAAATCATCGAAGAACACAATGGCACCATTTCCTTCAAAAGCCAAGTGAACAAAGGAACAACTGTCAAAATTAAGCTGCCACTGGGGCAGGAAGTATAG
- a CDS encoding LTA synthase family protein — MFKKFGLETHTQFFVFLALVLLKFFVVRTLLFEGTGFFYTIFVEIGYLFFIFGLVELFPLYRLKKLLYVTINLVFSILLLAILIYHDYYGYIVTFQAFSQIDQVGTIKDSVLQLIDPIYLVLFADLILLTVLALVRKKAQLIENRERTLKFILPVMIVGIALLAFNIFTQKDTVIADTVLAAEKQGILTYEILSAKTVAASATALTDAEQEITPDLVHELKEIVHLPKEDLKLNGIAKDKNIIVIQAEAFQDFTLNLEIDGQEVTPFLNELLKESLYFPNVYQQIGQGNTSDAEFLFNTSLYPAPWTATSETFGDREIPSFPRLLKEQGYKSLTFHANDVTFWNRDEMYPALGFDQFYDINFFGNFGHEDVIGMGPSDEYVYNMALPELKELHEQNQKFYAQFVTLSSHHPFIIPGNHDVIKLPEKFDGTLVGSYLKAINYTDQALEQLVNALKKEGMWEDTILVFYGDHFGLQPSGLSELDFEVLEAAIGHEYTQLDQFNIPFIVTVGGQNISEENVAIGGQIDMMPTVANLLDLSLENQVIFGQDLVNYYDNLFGMRYYMPNGAFFNKDIAFRPEEGFTDGEALDIYLRDPIEDFSRYEEDYNRVLKLMQLSDQYMKSLPQREL, encoded by the coding sequence TTGTTTAAAAAATTTGGTTTAGAAACTCATACGCAGTTTTTTGTGTTCCTAGCACTTGTACTATTAAAGTTTTTTGTCGTGAGAACATTGTTGTTCGAAGGAACAGGATTTTTCTATACGATTTTTGTAGAAATAGGCTATTTATTTTTTATTTTTGGACTAGTTGAGTTATTCCCTTTGTATAGACTGAAAAAGCTATTGTATGTAACCATAAATCTTGTATTTTCAATACTGTTACTAGCCATATTGATTTACCATGATTATTACGGTTATATTGTAACCTTTCAAGCGTTTTCGCAGATCGACCAGGTTGGAACCATTAAGGACAGTGTGCTGCAATTGATCGATCCGATTTATCTTGTTCTTTTTGCAGATTTAATCCTACTTACTGTTCTTGCATTGGTTCGAAAAAAAGCACAACTGATTGAGAATCGTGAACGAACACTAAAATTTATTTTACCTGTGATGATAGTCGGAATCGCTCTTCTAGCATTTAATATTTTTACACAAAAAGATACTGTGATTGCTGATACAGTGCTAGCTGCTGAAAAACAAGGTATTTTAACATATGAAATTCTTTCAGCCAAAACGGTTGCGGCAAGTGCAACTGCACTAACAGATGCGGAACAAGAAATAACGCCTGATCTAGTTCATGAACTAAAGGAAATAGTTCACCTTCCGAAAGAGGATCTGAAGTTGAACGGTATTGCAAAAGATAAAAATATTATTGTGATTCAAGCCGAAGCCTTTCAAGATTTTACATTGAACCTTGAAATAGATGGCCAAGAAGTCACGCCATTTTTAAATGAATTATTAAAAGAAAGTCTTTATTTCCCAAATGTATATCAACAAATTGGACAAGGAAATACATCTGATGCGGAGTTTCTATTTAATACATCATTATATCCTGCTCCATGGACCGCAACGTCTGAAACATTTGGAGACCGCGAGATTCCTAGTTTTCCAAGATTGTTAAAGGAGCAAGGCTATAAATCGTTAACCTTCCATGCGAATGATGTGACGTTTTGGAATCGGGATGAAATGTACCCGGCATTAGGATTTGATCAATTTTACGATATCAATTTCTTCGGTAATTTCGGTCATGAAGATGTAATCGGAATGGGACCATCCGATGAATATGTATATAACATGGCTTTGCCAGAATTGAAGGAGCTGCACGAGCAAAATCAAAAGTTTTATGCACAATTTGTAACACTTTCTAGCCATCACCCATTTATTATTCCGGGGAACCATGATGTTATTAAACTTCCTGAAAAATTTGATGGCACTTTAGTTGGCTCTTATTTAAAAGCCATCAACTATACGGACCAGGCATTGGAGCAGCTAGTGAACGCGTTGAAGAAAGAAGGCATGTGGGAGGACACCATACTAGTATTCTATGGAGATCACTTCGGATTACAGCCAAGCGGCTTAAGTGAACTTGATTTTGAAGTATTAGAAGCGGCCATTGGGCATGAATATACACAGCTGGATCAATTTAATATTCCATTTATCGTGACTGTTGGCGGGCAAAACATTAGCGAGGAGAACGTTGCAATTGGTGGCCAAATTGATATGATGCCTACAGTCGCAAATCTACTCGACCTTTCATTAGAAAATCAAGTTATATTTGGGCAGGACCTAGTCAATTATTACGATAACCTTTTTGGAATGAGATATTACATGCCAAACGGAGCGTTCTTTAATAAGGACATTGCGTTTCGTCCTGAAGAAGGGTTTACTGATGGCGAAGCCCTTGACATTTACTTGAGGGACCCGATTGAAGATTTTTCCCGATATGAAGAGGATTATAATCGCGTTCTAAAGCTGATGCAGCTTTCTGATCAATATATGAAGAGCTTGCCACAAAGAGAATTATAA
- a CDS encoding copper amine oxidase N-terminal domain-containing protein, translating to MKKKVVRLLSLFLVLNLFLSMAAFAATKDPIIVVAKKGGDNGGGNSGSNNSKGSSGKSSSNSSESNSNSGSNSTSDTSTETTSSDTVTEVDTENASVEETGTSEKEVNATNESAISKKSVKDQKKALKTQVKSGEISQEEYQNQSEQLQKDYETVKDQIKQERQQLLVEYKGNSAELKKAAAQLSQQLETNEEDIEAEEEVLETISELYEAAGEIDEAVAAQEEAVKLDYENIGRYKKLAKLMEKQGNNNIKAFVNGTHPVFDVPPVIKDGRTLVPFRAISNALSADVAWDAETQTVIVIKDGVELKLVIGELTAYVNGQEIKLDVPAEVMNARTVVPLRFISEAFGATVNWDDETSSAIIIEDELIDGEITDSAGEENATTVETITDEDNTVTEETTEGEENTEVESTTNENTSTTSETTTAEGTTSETAENVSESDATNTINDVQDPETTATN from the coding sequence ATGAAAAAGAAAGTAGTAAGGCTATTATCATTATTCCTTGTATTGAATTTGTTTTTATCGATGGCAGCTTTTGCGGCTACAAAAGACCCTATTATTGTGGTTGCCAAAAAAGGTGGCGACAATGGTGGAGGAAATAGTGGTAGTAATAATAGTAAAGGTAGTAGTGGTAAAAGCAGTAGTAATAGTAGCGAAAGTAATAGTAATAGTGGAAGCAACAGTACAAGTGATACTTCAACAGAAACAACAAGTTCTGACACTGTTACCGAGGTAGATACAGAGAATGCAAGTGTTGAAGAAACAGGTACATCCGAAAAGGAAGTTAATGCTACAAATGAAAGTGCTATTTCTAAAAAATCAGTTAAAGATCAAAAGAAAGCTTTGAAAACACAAGTTAAGAGTGGAGAAATTTCACAAGAAGAATACCAAAATCAAAGTGAACAGCTTCAAAAGGACTATGAAACTGTAAAAGATCAAATTAAGCAAGAGCGTCAACAACTTCTTGTTGAGTATAAGGGGAATTCTGCGGAGCTTAAGAAGGCTGCGGCCCAATTGAGTCAGCAATTAGAAACAAATGAAGAGGACATTGAAGCTGAAGAAGAGGTTTTAGAAACTATTTCAGAACTTTACGAAGCAGCGGGAGAAATAGATGAAGCGGTAGCAGCTCAGGAAGAGGCTGTAAAACTTGATTATGAAAACATTGGACGTTATAAAAAGCTTGCAAAATTGATGGAAAAGCAAGGTAATAACAATATAAAAGCATTTGTAAACGGAACACATCCAGTTTTCGATGTTCCCCCAGTTATCAAAGATGGTCGTACACTTGTGCCATTCCGTGCAATTTCCAATGCATTAAGCGCAGATGTTGCATGGGATGCTGAAACTCAAACGGTTATTGTAATTAAAGACGGTGTCGAGTTAAAATTAGTAATCGGTGAGTTAACTGCATATGTGAATGGACAGGAAATTAAATTGGATGTTCCTGCAGAAGTTATGAATGCTCGTACAGTGGTGCCGTTACGTTTTATTAGCGAGGCGTTTGGAGCAACGGTAAATTGGGATGATGAAACATCGAGTGCCATTATTATAGAAGATGAACTAATCGACGGAGAAATTACGGATAGTGCTGGCGAAGAAAATGCGACAACAGTGGAAACAATTACAGATGAAGATAATACGGTTACAGAAGAAACAACAGAAGGCGAAGAAAATACAGAAGTAGAATCTACAACAAACGAAAATACTTCTACAACTAGTGAAACAACAACTGCAGAAGGTACAACTTCTGAAACTGCCGAAAACGTAAGTGAAAGTGATGCAACAAACACAATAAATGACGTTCAAGATCCAGAAACTACAGCGACGAATTAG
- a CDS encoding DUF2922 domain-containing protein, whose protein sequence is MSKKLELQFMNLEGKTSTISIDDPTEPVDPIAVAAAMDTILAQNIFFSTGGDFVSKKGARVVERTVQNVELI, encoded by the coding sequence ATGAGTAAAAAACTAGAATTACAGTTTATGAATTTAGAAGGAAAAACCTCAACGATCTCAATTGATGATCCTACAGAACCTGTTGATCCTATTGCAGTAGCAGCTGCTATGGATACGATACTTGCTCAGAATATTTTTTTCTCAACAGGCGGTGATTTCGTATCCAAGAAAGGCGCTCGCGTGGTAGAGCGAACTGTTCAAAATGTGGAGTTAATATAA
- a CDS encoding DUF1659 domain-containing protein, producing MAALENMYDSQLSLEYDHGMNLDGKIMTKVKNYNNLKTTATPEGILAVAQAISSLQQHPLNYIKRNSNYEIFNG from the coding sequence ATGGCAGCGTTAGAAAATATGTATGATAGTCAATTAAGTTTAGAGTATGATCATGGGATGAATTTAGATGGCAAGATCATGACAAAGGTGAAGAATTACAACAACTTGAAAACAACAGCTACACCTGAAGGGATTTTAGCAGTTGCACAAGCCATTTCATCTCTACAGCAGCATCCGCTAAATTATATTAAGCGAAACAGCAACTATGAAATTTTCAATGGGTAA
- a CDS encoding FecR domain-containing protein — MKRIRIMLSFLLVLSLILPTLSTAAAKSTRIAITKDVKGKVYMKKGGGKKEFGVKDGFSLSQGDTVRTGVKSSTNIVYDDGSKSTIGPTSKVVISKLKNDESSKKTKIKMLSGKIWNSIQSLTNANDEYEIETPTSVMGVRGTLFLVTTSPLDNSTKVVVLDGEVGASRSSEQNDYDNSNPEQVISINETMDITSAQEPMAEVQTLNAAEFVQEVEVEILVEVIQDVLTVAEESHNQANQLKNTQELETLKNSVKLVKQAAALAQIQENLVNAVKTSSKNAEVESALKAKNQPTLSNIETKTKQLKEEVLKSEQEIVESAKNAGMTEEELDELSEQTKMAETFPTSSGNTGNNDGSDSDDETTSNPEPGEDDDSNSSSDQGQDDHSSSNTPPLFVSEPQAHAGVGNGDITLTANLNKAGTVKYVVVEHGATAPSGSQVWSELAGDVSSYVVYGHGSFTLSGSASTSSTINNLPTGKSYDIYMVAGLSGTDIFQNDVQIIENVNVGDLSSHSDETLLEQGFALGTTSIEYRPANGNTLAIKVSSDSVIPTGIGESAPADLLSYHRGDDIAVNVGQYIQLYELDSNNNVVKFMEFKVDSEHIRSNTKTKLEIGSQDPRTITMMFNTALEESTFTTTDVIELFAITNQDSSNDVNEENIESIYWDRTNLNVPKLVITLNKEIVLSRSYIMELEFKDLTIKYAGLDEYFGGHTTVDAINDESRVYITLKHIKSIAGNEMDPVLAEYVSWWLYELIDYGNIENYIEDNAELYQSKIAETAALDLEMLLEIINQVNAEGDSEHAPVDLETPTLEHAIKDELISEWLISTGLTVGYHFSGNNITYSVQLNESETGLIDARIRNESLILEPTDKWGTSISNTVEVEVIATNEHGSVSDTYIIDVYPDVVNYRISSTSEGVKLEWTDSKIAEVTGYKIFRAQTDQFEHVNQAADLLATVGKGQQYYIDQQGLNSDIYYYFIRPVVNNEIFLEGKVINLKSYLKQSLNSNFGIFRSFINSDELDSFSLKGIKESIINTENMVQEALDSGLSQQEIEGLDNYHYYVSAKEKFNNVTFDVHPSFTTMDTITLNFSEPIVLENGETLELSKLKQLMGIFKNDRFFVEFEVISINSDKTEVVLQTATPLDFNQDYSVFIDDDLIISSTGRRLVESRYPILAIEID; from the coding sequence ATGAAACGAATACGAATCATGCTGTCTTTTTTACTAGTATTATCATTAATTTTACCTACTTTATCGACAGCAGCAGCCAAGTCTACAAGAATTGCTATTACTAAAGATGTAAAAGGAAAAGTATATATGAAAAAAGGGGGAGGGAAGAAAGAGTTTGGTGTGAAAGATGGTTTTAGTCTTTCACAAGGTGATACTGTACGGACAGGAGTTAAAAGCTCAACGAACATTGTCTATGATGATGGATCTAAAAGTACGATCGGTCCTACTTCTAAAGTGGTTATTTCTAAACTTAAAAATGATGAATCTTCAAAGAAAACAAAAATTAAGATGCTTTCGGGTAAGATTTGGAATAGCATACAAAGCTTAACTAACGCTAATGATGAGTATGAAATTGAAACACCAACATCAGTAATGGGTGTTCGCGGTACATTATTTCTAGTGACAACATCTCCACTTGATAACTCCACAAAGGTTGTCGTTTTAGACGGAGAAGTTGGAGCATCTCGAAGCAGTGAGCAAAATGATTATGACAATAGCAACCCAGAACAAGTTATTTCTATAAATGAAACAATGGATATAACCTCTGCTCAAGAACCAATGGCTGAAGTTCAAACGTTGAATGCAGCTGAATTTGTTCAAGAAGTAGAAGTTGAAATTTTAGTAGAAGTGATACAAGACGTACTGACAGTTGCAGAAGAATCACATAATCAAGCCAATCAGTTGAAAAATACGCAAGAGCTTGAAACGCTAAAGAACTCTGTAAAACTTGTAAAACAAGCAGCAGCGCTCGCCCAAATTCAAGAAAATCTCGTTAATGCTGTTAAAACATCAAGTAAAAATGCAGAGGTTGAGTCTGCACTGAAAGCAAAAAATCAACCAACTCTTTCAAACATTGAAACTAAAACAAAACAATTGAAAGAAGAAGTATTGAAAAGTGAGCAGGAAATTGTTGAATCTGCCAAAAATGCAGGAATGACAGAGGAAGAACTTGATGAATTATCGGAACAAACGAAAATGGCGGAGACGTTCCCTACAAGCTCTGGAAATACAGGAAATAACGATGGTTCAGATTCCGATGATGAAACCACTTCAAATCCCGAGCCTGGAGAAGATGACGATTCAAACTCAAGCTCAGATCAAGGGCAAGATGATCATTCAAGCTCCAATACACCACCACTATTTGTCTCTGAACCTCAAGCACATGCAGGGGTGGGGAATGGTGACATTACACTAACAGCTAATTTGAATAAAGCTGGAACTGTTAAATATGTAGTAGTAGAACATGGTGCAACAGCGCCTAGTGGTTCACAAGTTTGGTCTGAATTAGCTGGTGATGTTAGTAGTTATGTTGTTTATGGCCATGGTAGCTTTACATTAAGTGGTTCTGCTTCAACATCTAGTACTATTAATAATTTACCAACCGGAAAATCATATGATATTTATATGGTTGCTGGATTGAGTGGGACAGATATTTTTCAAAATGATGTCCAAATCATCGAAAATGTGAATGTAGGTGATCTGAGTTCGCATTCAGATGAAACATTGTTAGAACAAGGCTTTGCTTTAGGTACAACATCAATTGAGTATAGACCTGCAAATGGAAATACTTTAGCAATTAAGGTTTCATCAGATTCTGTAATTCCTACAGGAATCGGTGAGTCTGCACCAGCAGATTTGCTTTCGTACCATAGGGGAGATGACATCGCTGTAAATGTAGGACAGTATATTCAATTATATGAGCTTGATTCTAATAATAACGTGGTTAAGTTTATGGAATTTAAGGTTGATAGTGAGCACATTAGATCTAATACAAAAACAAAATTAGAAATAGGCTCTCAGGATCCTAGAACCATAACTATGATGTTCAACACAGCATTAGAGGAATCTACTTTTACTACAACTGATGTGATCGAACTATTTGCCATAACAAATCAAGACAGCTCAAATGATGTAAATGAGGAAAATATCGAATCCATATATTGGGATCGTACAAATCTAAATGTACCTAAGTTAGTTATTACATTAAACAAGGAAATAGTTCTAAGCCGCTCATATATCATGGAGCTGGAATTTAAAGATCTCACTATAAAATATGCAGGCCTAGATGAGTATTTTGGTGGTCATACTACTGTAGATGCTATAAATGATGAAAGCCGTGTATACATAACGCTAAAGCATATAAAATCAATTGCTGGTAACGAGATGGATCCAGTACTAGCAGAATATGTTTCATGGTGGTTATATGAATTAATTGATTACGGTAATATAGAAAATTATATTGAAGATAATGCCGAACTATATCAAAGTAAAATTGCTGAAACTGCTGCACTTGATTTAGAGATGCTTCTAGAGATTATCAATCAAGTTAATGCAGAGGGTGATAGCGAACATGCTCCTGTAGATTTAGAAACACCAACGTTAGAACACGCTATTAAAGATGAACTAATATCGGAATGGTTGATTAGTACAGGCCTGACCGTGGGTTATCATTTTTCTGGTAATAACATAACATATAGTGTTCAGCTCAATGAAAGTGAAACAGGACTTATTGATGCAAGAATAAGGAACGAAAGCCTAATTCTTGAACCAACTGATAAGTGGGGTACCTCTATTAGTAACACTGTCGAGGTAGAAGTTATCGCAACCAATGAACATGGATCGGTTAGCGATACATATATAATCGATGTTTATCCAGACGTAGTTAATTATAGAATTAGCAGCACTTCGGAAGGAGTCAAACTTGAGTGGACAGACAGTAAAATTGCAGAGGTAACAGGTTACAAAATTTTCCGCGCTCAAACTGATCAGTTTGAGCATGTCAATCAAGCGGCAGACTTACTTGCTACAGTTGGCAAAGGGCAGCAGTACTATATTGATCAACAAGGCTTAAACTCGGATATCTATTATTATTTTATTAGACCAGTTGTTAATAATGAAATATTTTTAGAAGGTAAAGTAATTAATTTGAAAAGTTATCTAAAACAGTCCTTAAATTCCAATTTTGGTATATTTAGATCATTCATTAATAGTGATGAACTTGATTCCTTTAGCTTAAAGGGAATAAAGGAAAGTATTATTAACACTGAAAATATGGTCCAAGAGGCACTAGATAGTGGCTTGTCACAACAAGAAATAGAAGGACTTGATAATTACCACTACTATGTTTCAGCTAAGGAAAAATTTAATAATGTTACGTTTGATGTACACCCATCGTTTACAACAATGGATACCATTACGTTGAATTTTTCTGAACCGATCGTATTGGAGAATGGGGAAACCTTAGAACTTTCAAAGCTTAAACAGCTAATGGGTATTTTTAAAAATGACAGATTTTTCGTTGAGTTTGAGGTTATATCTATCAATTCTGATAAGACAGAAGTAGTATTACAGACTGCGACGCCTTTAGATTTTAACCAGGATTACTCCGTTTTCATTGATGATGACTTAATCATTAGTTCGACGGGGAGACGTTTAGTTGAATCAAGATATCCTATATTGGCTATTGAAATCGATTAA